A genomic window from Candidatus Diapherotrites archaeon includes:
- a CDS encoding type II toxin-antitoxin system RelE/ParE family toxin, translated as MSYQVILSHKAKKAVEKLDKTTARRIRDRLRELAADPYDHRLSKEMETEPEKRYSRIGDWRIVYRVDEAEKIIDAGTIQHRSKVYKEIKR; from the coding sequence GTGAGCTATCAAGTGATCTTGAGCCATAAGGCCAAAAAAGCAGTGGAAAAACTGGACAAAACTACCGCCCGGAGGATAAGAGACCGCTTGCGAGAACTGGCGGCCGATCCCTACGATCATCGCTTATCCAAAGAGATGGAAACGGAGCCAGAAAAGCGTTATTCAAGGATCGGGGATTGGCGGATCGTCTACAGAGTGGATGAAGCTGAAAAAATTATTGACGCCGGTACTATTCAGCACCGCAGCAAGGTTTATAAGGAAATAAAAAGATAA